One part of the Tunicatimonas pelagia genome encodes these proteins:
- a CDS encoding ammonium transporter — protein sequence MEEIFTTNNLWMMMATILVFIMHLGFASLESGLTQSKNTVNILFKNATILPIGLLTYCLWGFNIMYPGDEFTGSFFGFAGFGLDMPEGANDGGYNEGYTYWTDFIFQAMFAATAATIVSGAVAERIKLNSFLIFTVIYVGLIYPMVGMWKWGGGFLDAMETSFYDFAGSTLVHSVGGWGALVGVMLLGSRLGKYVDGKIRPIPGHSMPLATIGVFLLWFGWYGFNGGSVLSANPGLVSLVFVTTSLAAAGGAIGALITALIVVRSNDLSMVLNGILGGLVGITAGADQMGVTDSIIIGLVAGALVVLAVVFFDRMKLDDPVGAISVHLVCGIWGTLAVGIFGELAGGAQFVSQLIGVGVVGVFCFVSALLIFYLLKVTVGIRVSREEEIEGLDIGEHKMRAYPDMVEDHTRDKVFS from the coding sequence ATGGAAGAAATCTTTACTACGAATAACTTATGGATGATGATGGCCACCATCTTGGTGTTTATCATGCACTTGGGCTTTGCCTCACTTGAGTCTGGTCTTACTCAGTCTAAAAATACCGTTAACATCTTATTTAAAAATGCGACAATTCTGCCCATTGGGCTGCTCACCTACTGTTTATGGGGCTTCAATATTATGTATCCCGGTGATGAATTTACGGGGAGCTTCTTCGGTTTTGCTGGGTTTGGCTTAGATATGCCCGAAGGAGCTAACGATGGTGGATACAATGAAGGGTATACTTATTGGACTGACTTTATCTTTCAGGCAATGTTTGCTGCTACCGCCGCTACCATTGTTTCGGGAGCTGTAGCCGAACGTATTAAACTGAATAGCTTCCTTATTTTCACCGTTATTTATGTGGGGCTTATTTATCCTATGGTAGGTATGTGGAAATGGGGCGGTGGCTTCCTGGATGCTATGGAAACTTCATTCTACGATTTTGCGGGTTCTACCCTAGTTCACTCCGTGGGAGGCTGGGGAGCTTTAGTAGGTGTAATGCTGCTAGGGTCTCGATTAGGTAAATATGTAGATGGAAAAATTCGCCCAATTCCTGGTCATAGTATGCCACTGGCCACTATCGGAGTATTTTTGCTGTGGTTTGGCTGGTACGGTTTTAACGGTGGCTCAGTACTAAGTGCCAACCCTGGTTTGGTATCTTTGGTTTTTGTCACTACTTCGCTAGCTGCTGCTGGCGGAGCTATTGGGGCACTGATAACGGCTCTGATTGTGGTTCGTTCTAACGATCTTTCTATGGTGCTCAACGGTATTTTAGGTGGTTTAGTCGGTATCACTGCGGGGGCTGACCAAATGGGAGTAACTGATTCAATTATCATAGGGTTGGTTGCAGGAGCCTTAGTAGTACTGGCTGTTGTGTTCTTTGATCGTATGAAATTGGATGATCCGGTAGGAGCCATTTCAGTTCACTTAGTATGCGGTATTTGGGGAACATTGGCGGTAGGAATCTTCGGAGAATTAGCCGGAGGGGCTCAATTCGTCAGTCAGCTAATTGGCGTAGGTGTGGTTGGTGTTTTCTGTTTTGTCTCGGCCTTACTGATTTTCTACTTACTTAAAGTAACCGTAGGCATACGAGTATCTAGAGAAGAAGAAATTGAAGGATTGGATATTGGTGAGCATAAAATGCGAGCGTACCCTGATATGGTAGAAGATCATACTCGAGATAAAGTATTTAGTTAA
- a CDS encoding energy transducer TonB, whose product MKTKKTKQADLERRRSYHFTIGLILSVSVVVVAFEWRSPIGVIELPERPEIIDEVLPPIKSTVQEPPKPKVQPVIIPVADEEDIEDVIDIVLDVDISDPTPDFTKMDEPEVEETDEIHIVVEEKPSFPGGEKAFYQYVASKMKYPKLAVRQGIDGRVFVQFVVNRDGSLTDIQVIKGIGGGCDEEAVRVLGSAPRWNPGKQRGKPVRVRMALPIIFQLQ is encoded by the coding sequence ATGAAGACCAAGAAAACGAAGCAAGCTGATCTGGAACGTCGCCGTTCGTACCATTTTACCATTGGATTAATATTATCAGTATCAGTGGTTGTAGTTGCCTTTGAATGGCGTTCGCCCATCGGAGTTATTGAACTTCCAGAGCGGCCTGAAATTATTGACGAAGTGCTTCCTCCCATTAAAAGCACTGTTCAGGAACCACCCAAACCTAAAGTGCAACCGGTAATTATTCCGGTAGCTGATGAAGAAGATATAGAAGATGTTATTGATATCGTTCTTGATGTGGATATTAGCGATCCAACTCCTGATTTTACTAAAATGGATGAGCCTGAGGTAGAAGAAACTGATGAAATTCATATTGTCGTTGAAGAAAAACCTTCGTTTCCAGGAGGTGAAAAAGCATTCTACCAGTACGTTGCCAGTAAAATGAAGTACCCCAAATTAGCAGTTCGGCAAGGAATTGACGGGCGGGTTTTTGTCCAATTTGTGGTAAATAGAGATGGTTCTCTCACGGATATTCAGGTAATCAAAGGAATTGGCGGTGGCTGTGACGAGGAAGCAGTACGAGTATTAGGGAGTGCTCCACGTTGGAATCCAGGAAAGCAGCGAGGTAAGCCAGTGCGAGTTCGAATGGCGCTTCCTATCATCTTCCAATTACAATGA
- a CDS encoding DUF4159 domain-containing protein: MFVIFCNLPILVNGQGITIAKVKYDGGGDWYANKTALPNLIDFCNSNLNTNLALEEEVVDVGSPELFLYPYVYMTGHGNIVFTDDEAENLRKYLISGGFLHVDDNYGLDEFIRLEMKKVFPELEFVELPVEHPIYHQKYDFPKGLPKIHEHDGNPAQGFGLVYEGRLVCFYSYESDLGNGWEDQRIHNDPETVRQQALKMGANIVAFAFTQSE; encoded by the coding sequence ATGTTTGTCATTTTTTGCAACTTGCCAATATTAGTCAACGGTCAAGGAATTACTATTGCCAAAGTAAAATACGATGGTGGGGGCGATTGGTACGCCAACAAAACCGCTTTGCCCAATTTGATTGATTTTTGCAATAGTAATCTGAACACAAATCTGGCGCTGGAGGAGGAAGTAGTAGATGTAGGTAGTCCTGAGCTGTTTTTATACCCGTACGTGTATATGACTGGTCATGGAAACATTGTATTCACTGATGATGAGGCTGAAAATTTACGGAAATATCTGATTTCGGGAGGGTTTCTGCACGTGGATGATAATTACGGTTTGGATGAGTTTATTCGGCTGGAGATGAAAAAAGTATTTCCTGAATTGGAGTTTGTTGAACTACCAGTAGAGCATCCAATTTATCATCAGAAGTACGATTTTCCGAAAGGCTTACCCAAAATTCATGAGCACGACGGCAATCCGGCTCAGGGTTTTGGTTTGGTTTATGAAGGACGATTAGTTTGTTTTTACTCCTACGAAAGCGATTTGGGCAATGGCTGGGAAGACCAACGTATTCACAATGACCCCGAAACAGTACGCCAACAAGCCCTTAAAATGGGAGCCAATATTGTTGCTTTTGCCTTTACGCAGTCAGAGTAG
- a CDS encoding SDR family NAD(P)-dependent oxidoreductase: MRKTVVVIGGSSGIGKAIAERFAHEGWRIMVGAPDLAATQKVVGNLAGEGHVAVEIDVVSDAQIERLRTQVAGQSAGLHTLINCAGISRSIPLLEPDFAKWDQLLQVMLYGTVKVCRALVPQLEDGGRIINITSIHHDRVAYGSSAYGMAKAAITQLTRALAVELAPRNILTNAIAPGFVNTPMSVKEDGKNELETQWFYDNYIKNSHLPLKRAGTPEEIAGVAWFLAGPDASYMTGSVLEVNGGLTVTF; encoded by the coding sequence ATGAGAAAAACAGTAGTGGTCATTGGCGGATCATCGGGTATTGGAAAGGCTATTGCTGAGCGTTTTGCTCACGAAGGTTGGCGAATTATGGTGGGTGCTCCCGACTTAGCTGCTACCCAAAAAGTGGTTGGTAATTTAGCTGGCGAGGGACATGTTGCTGTAGAAATAGATGTAGTTTCTGATGCCCAGATTGAGAGGCTTAGAACACAAGTAGCCGGGCAGTCTGCGGGATTACATACGCTTATTAACTGTGCTGGTATTTCGCGGAGTATACCTTTACTGGAACCTGACTTCGCGAAGTGGGATCAACTGCTACAAGTAATGCTATACGGCACCGTAAAAGTTTGCCGGGCTTTGGTTCCTCAGTTAGAAGACGGAGGGCGTATCATTAATATTACCTCTATCCATCACGACAGAGTGGCCTACGGTAGCTCGGCTTACGGCATGGCAAAAGCGGCGATTACGCAGCTTACCCGGGCATTAGCCGTAGAATTAGCCCCTCGAAATATATTAACCAATGCTATTGCTCCTGGTTTTGTGAACACACCAATGTCGGTAAAAGAAGACGGAAAAAACGAGCTGGAAACCCAGTGGTTTTACGACAATTACATCAAAAACAGTCATCTGCCACTAAAAAGAGCTGGAACACCAGAAGAGATTGCTGGAGTAGCTTGGTTTTTGGCCGGACCGGACGCTTCCTATATGACTGGCTCAGTTTTAGAAGTAAACGGTGGACTGACGGTTACTTTTTAA
- a CDS encoding BlaI/MecI/CopY family transcriptional regulator: MKELTKAEEQVMQILWQIRKGFVKDILAKMDEPKPAYNTVSTIVRILEKKGFVGYTAYGKTHEYYPLIDKKAYSSFFLKNFLGGYFGGSFPKLVSFFAQENDMDIREFEQLMKYVEDDLKEDEDSSEDKE; the protein is encoded by the coding sequence ATGAAAGAACTTACCAAAGCTGAAGAGCAGGTTATGCAGATTTTGTGGCAAATCAGAAAAGGGTTTGTCAAAGATATTCTGGCTAAAATGGATGAGCCAAAGCCGGCCTATAATACGGTTTCTACCATTGTGCGGATTTTGGAGAAAAAGGGCTTTGTGGGCTATACAGCTTATGGCAAAACCCACGAGTATTATCCGCTCATTGACAAGAAGGCGTACAGCAGCTTCTTTCTAAAGAACTTTCTAGGAGGTTACTTCGGTGGTTCATTTCCTAAGTTGGTATCTTTTTTCGCCCAGGAAAACGACATGGACATCCGGGAATTTGAGCAACTGATGAAATACGTGGAAGATGATTTGAAAGAAGACGAAGATTCATCCGAAGATAAAGAGTAA
- a CDS encoding P-II family nitrogen regulator: protein MKKIEAIIRTSKFEQVVEALADAGVTFLSFYDVKGHGLEKEYRTYRGTTYDVGYIPRTKLEIVVSEEFLQKAVDTILDAAKTGKIGDGKIFVTHLDEVYRIRTGEKGHEAIN from the coding sequence ATGAAAAAAATTGAAGCCATTATCCGAACTTCTAAGTTTGAGCAGGTGGTGGAAGCCCTAGCCGATGCTGGCGTCACCTTTCTATCATTTTACGATGTAAAAGGGCATGGCTTAGAAAAGGAATACCGTACCTACCGGGGCACAACGTATGATGTAGGCTACATCCCCCGCACTAAGTTAGAAATTGTGGTGTCTGAAGAATTCTTACAAAAAGCAGTAGACACTATTCTGGACGCAGCAAAAACCGGCAAAATTGGTGACGGTAAAATCTTTGTTACTCATTTAGATGAGGTATATCGCATTCGCACCGGAGAAAAAGGACACGAGGCTATCAATTAA
- a CDS encoding acyl-CoA desaturase, which produces MIIIALFLAHWYFSLFFQTFFLHRYAAHKMFVMNPIWEKVFYVLTWLTQGSSYLSPRAYAVLHRMHHAYSDTPNDPHSPHHTENLFTMMWETKNIYNNILDYDVEPEARFTKDLPDWPAFDKFADLWYVRVGWGVMYSLFYIWAISFAELPGTHWWMYGLLPLHYLMGPVHGAIVNWCGHKYGYSNFDNNDKSKNTLVFDFLMLGELFQNNHHKLPNRQDFATRWFEIDPTYPLMKLLASLKIIKINKLKSA; this is translated from the coding sequence GTGATTATCATTGCACTCTTTCTCGCTCACTGGTACTTCTCATTGTTCTTTCAGACGTTCTTTTTGCACCGCTACGCAGCGCATAAGATGTTTGTGATGAACCCGATTTGGGAAAAGGTATTTTACGTGCTTACGTGGCTTACGCAGGGATCATCGTATCTGAGCCCGAGAGCTTACGCCGTGCTGCACCGAATGCACCATGCATACAGCGATACCCCGAATGATCCGCACTCGCCCCATCATACTGAAAACCTATTTACCATGATGTGGGAAACTAAGAATATTTATAACAATATTTTGGACTACGACGTAGAGCCAGAAGCTCGCTTTACGAAGGATTTACCTGATTGGCCTGCCTTCGATAAATTTGCGGATTTATGGTACGTGCGCGTAGGCTGGGGAGTAATGTACAGCCTGTTTTATATTTGGGCAATTTCCTTTGCAGAACTGCCGGGCACCCACTGGTGGATGTACGGCCTGTTACCATTGCACTACCTAATGGGACCTGTGCACGGAGCTATTGTGAACTGGTGCGGTCACAAGTACGGGTACTCTAACTTTGACAATAATGATAAATCAAAGAATACGTTAGTGTTTGACTTCTTAATGCTGGGTGAGCTATTTCAGAACAATCATCATAAGCTGCCAAATCGCCAAGATTTTGCTACTCGTTGGTTTGAAATTGACCCTACGTACCCACTAATGAAGCTATTGGCCTCGCTGAAGATTATTAAAATTAATAAGCTTAAAAGCGCTTAG
- a CDS encoding ABC transporter ATP-binding protein: protein MLRAENIVKRYRNLVVLKSIDLIVEKGKVVSIVGASGAGKSTLLHILGTLDQPDQGKVFLDDKELTKLKGAQLAEYRNRHVGFIFQFHNLLPEFTALENVCIPAYLANHTSDKEIKMRGTELLERLGLRDRMQHKPSEMSGGEQQRTAVARALMNNPSVVFADEPSGNLDSRNAEELHNLFFRLRDELNQTFVIVTHNEELANMADQKLEIKDGMIVE from the coding sequence ATGCTAAGAGCGGAAAATATTGTGAAGCGATACCGTAACCTGGTAGTATTAAAGTCGATAGACCTAATCGTAGAAAAGGGTAAAGTAGTCTCTATTGTAGGTGCGTCAGGAGCGGGTAAGAGTACGCTATTGCATATTTTAGGTACACTAGATCAACCCGATCAGGGAAAAGTATTTTTAGACGATAAGGAGCTTACTAAACTAAAAGGTGCTCAGTTGGCCGAATATCGCAACCGCCATGTAGGGTTTATTTTTCAGTTTCATAATTTATTACCAGAGTTTACGGCTCTAGAAAATGTCTGTATTCCGGCGTATTTGGCTAATCATACCTCAGATAAAGAAATTAAAATGCGAGGCACCGAACTGTTAGAACGGCTGGGGCTGCGCGACCGTATGCAACACAAGCCCTCCGAAATGTCGGGCGGCGAACAGCAACGTACCGCCGTGGCCCGCGCTCTAATGAACAACCCTTCGGTAGTTTTTGCTGATGAACCTAGTGGCAACCTAGACTCTCGCAATGCCGAAGAGTTACACAATTTATTTTTCCGTCTGCGCGATGAGCTTAACCAGACCTTTGTAATTGTAACTCACAATGAAGAATTAGCCAATATGGCTGACCAGAAGCTAGAGATCAAAGACGGTATGATTGTAGAGTAG